From the Selenomonas timonae genome, one window contains:
- a CDS encoding serine hydrolase domain-containing protein: MRNRTYTLRRLSLVLGVTLVLGAPAAFAASNNAPAAPAPLPASHKMQTSPTPRGSAALSPAAEAQLTKRLDAMLGDTGTQVPGLGVVLYRNGQEVYSHFAGSRRFLTQDGTAAEPITRDTRFRIASVSKQFTIFTLMQLVEAGKLSLDDDVSRYLGFSLRNPAHPNTPITVRMLASHTSSLRDGTVYSIPPSVSVREFFTPEGRYYENGDHFAPAEEAPGSYFCYANINYGLLGTIIEKVTGERFDLYQKEHILKQLNTKADYVPGNLAKKDFAKLGTIYQKKDENGSWDEHGPWYGKADDYGGRQPKKESIYLQNPYAEDIQGWFPLKGYVPGTNATMLSPQGGLRISYEELTHCLEMLMNGGNYRGQQILSPASIAEMLRPQWQYDPTLKNGSTAGGTLLSYGLGEVQIAGGSTSRVNRTHEIDLVGHNGEAFGLLSGVFFRPGTKDGFVYIMNGEAVAEDDDPRSAGQFSGNYIWEEEIMDALTEALLSKN; the protein is encoded by the coding sequence ATGCGAAACAGAACTTACACGCTGCGCCGTCTTTCACTCGTACTCGGCGTGACGCTTGTCTTGGGCGCGCCCGCAGCCTTTGCCGCCTCGAACAACGCCCCCGCCGCACCCGCACCGCTCCCCGCCTCACATAAGATGCAGACATCCCCCACGCCCAGGGGCAGCGCCGCCCTCTCCCCCGCCGCAGAGGCACAGTTGACGAAGCGTCTGGATGCGATGCTCGGCGATACGGGGACGCAGGTTCCGGGACTCGGCGTCGTGCTCTATCGAAATGGGCAGGAAGTCTACAGTCACTTTGCGGGCAGCCGTCGCTTTCTTACGCAGGACGGAACTGCGGCAGAGCCGATCACGCGTGACACGCGCTTTCGCATTGCCTCCGTGTCGAAGCAGTTCACGATCTTCACGCTGATGCAGCTGGTTGAGGCGGGCAAACTCAGTCTCGACGACGATGTGAGCCGCTACCTCGGGTTCTCCCTGCGCAATCCCGCACACCCAAACACACCGATTACAGTGCGGATGCTTGCAAGCCACACATCCTCGCTGCGCGACGGCACGGTCTACAGCATCCCGCCCTCGGTCAGCGTGCGCGAGTTTTTCACACCCGAGGGACGCTACTACGAAAACGGCGATCACTTCGCGCCTGCAGAGGAGGCACCCGGCAGCTACTTCTGCTACGCGAACATCAACTATGGTCTCCTTGGCACAATCATCGAGAAGGTCACAGGCGAGCGCTTTGATCTCTACCAGAAGGAACATATCCTGAAGCAGCTGAACACGAAGGCGGACTACGTGCCCGGAAACCTCGCCAAAAAAGACTTTGCGAAGCTCGGCACGATCTATCAAAAGAAAGACGAGAACGGCAGCTGGGACGAGCACGGTCCTTGGTACGGAAAGGCGGACGACTACGGCGGCAGGCAGCCGAAGAAGGAGTCCATCTACCTGCAAAACCCGTACGCCGAGGACATTCAAGGCTGGTTCCCGCTCAAGGGCTATGTCCCCGGCACGAACGCGACAATGCTCTCCCCGCAGGGCGGTCTGCGCATCTCCTACGAGGAACTGACGCACTGCCTCGAGATGCTGATGAACGGCGGCAACTACCGCGGGCAGCAGATCCTGTCCCCCGCCTCCATCGCTGAGATGCTGCGCCCCCAGTGGCAGTACGATCCGACGCTGAAAAACGGGAGTACGGCAGGCGGCACGCTGCTCTCCTATGGTCTTGGCGAGGTACAAATCGCGGGCGGCAGCACATCGCGCGTCAACCGCACACACGAGATCGATCTCGTCGGCCATAACGGCGAGGCGTTCGGTCTCCTCTCCGGCGTATTCTTCCGCCCGGGGACAAAGGACGGCTTCGTCTACATCATGAACGGCGAAGCTGTTGCCGAGGACGATGATCCGCGCAGCGCGGGACAGTTCAGCGGCAACTATATCTGGGAGGAGGAGATCATGGACGCGCTGACCGAGGCACTGCTCTCGAAAAACTAA
- a CDS encoding aspartate/glutamate racemase family protein: MRKLGLIGGIGPESTIPYYHDILYGVQERVGRAYFPPMVIDSLSCFEVMPMASAGKREELAAYLLGSIRNVTAAGADFAAMACNTAHLVFDELEQESPIPLVSIVDVTRDRAAAQGYRKVGLLGSIGTMTGGFFEKSFSKTGIVIETPRAEEQSYIEHKLLSEVELGKILPATQEGFRKITERMAREDGIEAIILGCTEIPLIFAGMESPVPVLDTMRIHIAALVDEIMK; the protein is encoded by the coding sequence ATGCGAAAACTCGGACTCATCGGCGGCATCGGACCAGAGAGCACCATACCCTACTATCACGACATCCTCTATGGCGTGCAGGAGCGCGTTGGCAGAGCCTACTTTCCACCGATGGTCATCGACAGCCTGAGCTGTTTCGAAGTCATGCCAATGGCGTCAGCAGGGAAGCGGGAGGAGCTTGCCGCATATCTCCTTGGCAGCATTCGAAATGTCACCGCCGCCGGAGCGGACTTCGCCGCGATGGCCTGCAACACGGCGCATCTCGTCTTTGACGAATTGGAGCAGGAGTCGCCGATTCCTCTCGTCAGCATCGTTGACGTGACGCGCGACCGTGCCGCAGCGCAGGGATACCGAAAGGTCGGCCTCCTCGGCTCAATCGGTACGATGACGGGCGGCTTCTTTGAAAAATCCTTTTCCAAGACAGGGATCGTCATCGAGACTCCGCGCGCAGAGGAGCAGTCCTACATTGAGCATAAGCTCCTGAGCGAGGTCGAGCTTGGGAAAATCCTGCCCGCAACACAGGAGGGCTTTCGTAAGATCACAGAGCGCATGGCGCGCGAGGACGGCATTGAGGCCATCATCCTTGGCTGCACCGAGATTCCCCTTATCTTTGCGGGAATGGAGTCGCCTGTCCCTGTGCTGGATACGATGCGCATCCACATTGCAGCACTCGTTGATGAGATTATGAAATAA
- a CDS encoding IS3 family transposase (programmed frameshift) has product MAKYSTECKLKVVQEYLAGHGGYETLSKLYHVSRKSIEEWVKAYQAFGDDGLRRSRAQQTYTFEFKCSAVECYLSTEASYQEVAIAFGLNNPSLLARWTKEYRNGGVDALRPKPKGRAPAMPRKKKEQTKDLPQDETAQQLKALQDENLKLRIEVAYFKRTQEAASAGKDAEQKARIVRSLRGEFQLKDILAVTGFPKATYMYWQKKFTQPEVPDEREQIILAIREEHKDYGYRRLWAQMRNLGHKINRKAVQRIVQKLRLQVHSFTHRTRKYSSYRGSVGTVADNLLNRRFETSIPHQKITTDTSEFKYWLQGEDGKSVVHKLYFDPYMDLFNNEIVSFHIGKTPSAMGIQSALEEAIRVTADCPYRRTFHSDQGWAYQMKSYTKRLKEERIFQSMSRKGNCLDNSVMENFFGLLKQEIYYGRVYHSYEELKTAIEEYIIYYNECRIKESLGWLSPVQFRRKHLAA; this is encoded by the exons ATGGCAAAATACAGTACAGAGTGTAAGCTGAAGGTTGTGCAGGAATATCTTGCAGGACACGGAGGCTATGAAACACTATCGAAGCTCTATCATGTTTCGCGCAAATCCATTGAGGAATGGGTAAAGGCTTATCAGGCATTCGGTGACGATGGACTCCGACGCTCCCGTGCACAGCAAACATACACTTTCGAATTTAAGTGTTCTGCGGTAGAATGTTATCTGTCAACAGAGGCATCCTATCAAGAGGTAGCTATCGCGTTTGGTCTGAACAATCCGTCCCTCCTTGCGCGTTGGACAAAGGAATATCGCAACGGCGGCGTAGATGCCCTAAGACCAAAACCGAAAGGAAGAGCCCCCGCTATGCCAAGAAAGAAAAAAGAGCAAACAAAAGACCTCCCACAAGACGAGACCGCGCAGCAACTCAAAGCCCTGCAGGATGAGAATCTGAAACTGCGCATCGAGGTCGCCTATT TTAAAAGAACTCAGGAGGCTGCGTCTGCAGGAAAAGATGCAGAGCAAAAGGCAAGGATCGTCCGCAGCCTCCGAGGAGAGTTTCAGTTGAAAGACATCCTTGCCGTCACAGGTTTTCCGAAAGCGACCTATATGTACTGGCAGAAGAAATTTACGCAACCGGAAGTGCCGGACGAGCGGGAGCAGATCATCCTTGCCATTCGTGAGGAGCACAAAGATTATGGCTATCGCCGCCTATGGGCACAGATGCGCAATCTTGGGCACAAGATCAATCGTAAGGCAGTGCAGCGGATTGTACAAAAGCTCAGACTTCAAGTGCATTCCTTTACGCACAGAACACGCAAGTACAGCTCCTACAGGGGGTCTGTCGGAACGGTAGCAGACAATCTCCTGAACCGCAGATTCGAAACTTCCATACCGCATCAAAAGATTACAACGGACACGAGTGAGTTCAAGTACTGGCTGCAGGGCGAGGATGGAAAGTCCGTCGTACATAAGCTGTATTTTGATCCGTATATGGATCTGTTTAACAACGAAATTGTCAGCTTCCACATTGGAAAGACACCGTCTGCGATGGGGATTCAGTCCGCACTTGAGGAAGCAATTCGTGTGACAGCAGATTGTCCTTATCGGCGCACCTTCCACTCCGATCAGGGGTGGGCATATCAGATGAAGTCGTACACGAAGCGGCTCAAGGAGGAGAGAATCTTTCAGAGCATGTCACGCAAGGGGAACTGTCTGGACAACAGTGTGATGGAGAACTTCTTTGGACTCTTAAAGCAAGAGATTTACTATGGGCGCGTCTACCATAGCTACGAGGAACTCAAGACGGCGATCGAAGAGTATATCATCTACTACAATGAGTGTCGCATCAAGGAGTCTCTCGGCTGGCTCAGTCCTGTTCAGTTCCGTCGCAAACATCTCGCCGCATAG
- a CDS encoding Dps family protein, which produces MSHANDANLNNALNAYIANIGVGYIKLHNLHWNVVGSQFKAVHEYLESLYDAFADVLDETAELLKMAGAQPVASLKGYLAIATIKELGDEAVDQKKALEITLADLELLRDQALEIRKAADAHDCFGVANLMEDHVTNYAKQIWFLRSMLA; this is translated from the coding sequence ATGTCACACGCAAATGATGCAAACCTTAACAACGCACTCAACGCCTACATCGCCAACATCGGCGTCGGCTACATCAAGCTGCACAACCTCCACTGGAACGTCGTCGGCTCGCAGTTCAAGGCAGTCCACGAGTACCTCGAGTCGCTCTATGACGCATTCGCAGACGTACTCGATGAGACGGCAGAGCTGCTCAAGATGGCGGGCGCACAGCCGGTCGCGAGCCTCAAGGGATACCTCGCCATTGCAACGATTAAGGAGCTCGGCGATGAGGCAGTCGATCAGAAGAAGGCACTCGAGATCACACTTGCTGACCTCGAACTCCTCCGCGATCAGGCACTCGAGATCCGCAAGGCAGCCGATGCACACGACTGCTTCGGTGTCGCCAACCTCATGGAGGATCACGTCACCAACTACGCAAAGCAGATCTGGTTCCTCCGCTCCATGCTTGCTTAA
- a CDS encoding class II aldolase/adducin family protein, whose translation MENIKETKDAICDVCHKMWQLGWVAANDGNVTVLLDDDTLLATPTGISKSFITPEKLVRIDREGNILEANEGYRPSSEIKMHLRCYKDRADVRSVVHAHPPTATGFAVAHIPLDRYDMIETVVSLGSIPITPMMGALVDGGTLSGLVSGFTPDVAAIRSAFYLPVLCFAVVLLYSLAFRNVKD comes from the coding sequence ATGGAAAATATAAAGGAAACAAAAGACGCGATCTGCGATGTCTGTCACAAGATGTGGCAGCTCGGCTGGGTCGCCGCGAACGACGGCAACGTCACCGTCCTCCTGGACGACGACACCCTGCTCGCAACGCCGACCGGCATCAGCAAGAGCTTTATCACGCCCGAGAAACTCGTGCGCATCGACCGCGAGGGCAACATCCTTGAGGCAAACGAGGGCTATCGTCCCTCCTCCGAGATCAAGATGCACCTGCGCTGCTACAAGGATCGCGCAGACGTGCGCTCCGTCGTGCATGCACATCCGCCCACGGCCACCGGATTTGCCGTCGCGCACATACCGCTTGACCGCTACGACATGATCGAGACCGTCGTCTCGCTCGGCTCCATCCCCATCACGCCGATGATGGGCGCACTCGTCGACGGCGGCACCCTCTCCGGACTCGTCAGCGGCTTCACCCCTGATGTCGCCGCCATCCGCAGCGCATTCTACCTCCCCGTCCTCTGCTTTGCCGTCGTCCTCCTTTACTCGCTCGCCTTCCGCAATGTGAAGGACTGA
- a CDS encoding FGGY-family carbohydrate kinase produces MTETRCIGGYPVIGICPTIDGRRGVLDVRGALEEQTMGMARAAKKLFEENLRYTNGDPVKVIIADSTIGRVPEAAACAEQFRRAGVDITLTVTPCWCYGSETMDMDPMTIKGVWGFNGTERPGAVYLTSVLASHAQKGLPAFGIYGHDVREADAEEIPADVQEKLLRFGRAAVAAATMRGKSYLQIGAITMGIGGSIISPEFFEEYLGMRVESVDEVEIIRRMTEGVYDPEEYKKALAWTKEHCKEGFDKNPEFARKSDAEKEEAWEFVVKMMCIIKDLYNGNKNLPKGCEEEVLGHNAIAGGFQGQRQWTDFYPNGDFAEAMMNSSFDWNGAREPYILATENDTLNGVAMLFNKLLTNRAQIFADVRTYWSPEAVKKATGYDLEGRAKEGKGFINYFLSGEKKTEYSIATTTQMLDARSRTWSCEVLDALELPAQILTEIVPTATPIGRMTEELSAELGMNRPEIIAVAGHDTQSAMAGVPTGEEDFIFLSCGTWSLLGTELREPVINVESAAYNITNEGGCCRRISFLKNLIGLWLIQESRRQWMREGHEYSYGELEQLAAAAPAQRSFIRPDDPAFLPSGDMPLRIRAACERTGQPVPESVGAVIRCIDESLALSYRAALTEIETCTGKHYDKIYLIGGGVQSRLLAKLTADACGRTVLAGPIEATVLGNIALQLIAAGEVKDLAEARALIRASSDITAYEPKNNDQWDAHFEKWKGLPPC; encoded by the coding sequence ATGACAGAAACAAGATGTATCGGCGGCTATCCCGTCATCGGCATTTGTCCGACGATCGACGGGCGGCGCGGGGTTCTCGACGTACGCGGCGCACTTGAGGAGCAGACGATGGGCATGGCACGCGCAGCGAAGAAGCTCTTCGAGGAGAACCTGCGCTACACAAACGGCGATCCCGTCAAGGTCATCATCGCGGACTCGACCATCGGCCGCGTCCCCGAGGCGGCGGCGTGCGCAGAGCAGTTCCGCCGCGCGGGCGTGGACATCACGCTGACGGTCACGCCGTGCTGGTGCTACGGCTCGGAGACGATGGACATGGATCCGATGACGATCAAGGGCGTCTGGGGCTTCAACGGCACGGAGCGGCCGGGCGCAGTCTACCTCACCTCCGTCCTCGCGAGCCACGCACAGAAAGGGCTGCCCGCATTCGGCATCTACGGCCATGACGTGCGGGAGGCAGACGCGGAGGAGATCCCCGCCGACGTGCAGGAGAAGCTGCTTCGCTTCGGCCGCGCTGCCGTTGCCGCCGCCACGATGCGCGGCAAGTCCTACCTCCAGATCGGCGCGATCACGATGGGCATCGGCGGCTCGATCATCAGCCCCGAGTTCTTCGAGGAGTACCTCGGCATGCGCGTCGAATCCGTCGACGAGGTCGAGATCATCCGCCGCATGACGGAGGGTGTCTACGACCCGGAGGAGTACAAGAAGGCACTCGCATGGACGAAGGAGCACTGCAAGGAGGGCTTTGACAAGAACCCCGAATTTGCACGCAAGTCCGACGCCGAAAAGGAAGAGGCGTGGGAATTCGTCGTCAAGATGATGTGCATCATCAAGGATCTCTACAACGGCAACAAGAATCTGCCGAAGGGCTGCGAGGAAGAGGTGCTCGGGCACAACGCGATTGCGGGCGGCTTCCAGGGGCAGCGCCAGTGGACGGACTTCTACCCGAACGGCGATTTCGCCGAAGCGATGATGAACTCCTCGTTCGACTGGAATGGTGCGCGCGAGCCGTACATCCTTGCCACCGAGAACGACACGCTGAACGGCGTTGCGATGCTCTTCAACAAGCTGCTCACGAACCGCGCCCAGATCTTTGCCGACGTACGTACCTACTGGAGCCCCGAGGCGGTCAAGAAGGCGACGGGCTACGATCTGGAGGGACGTGCAAAGGAAGGCAAGGGCTTCATCAACTACTTCCTGTCAGGTGAGAAGAAGACCGAGTACTCGATTGCAACGACAACCCAGATGCTTGACGCGCGCAGCCGCACATGGTCGTGCGAGGTGCTGGACGCGCTGGAACTGCCCGCGCAGATTCTCACGGAGATTGTGCCCACGGCGACGCCCATCGGGCGCATGACCGAGGAACTGTCCGCAGAGCTCGGTATGAACCGCCCCGAGATCATTGCAGTCGCAGGGCATGATACGCAGAGTGCAATGGCGGGCGTGCCCACGGGCGAGGAGGACTTCATCTTCCTCTCCTGCGGCACATGGTCGCTCCTGGGCACGGAACTGAGGGAGCCGGTCATCAACGTGGAGTCCGCCGCGTACAACATCACGAACGAGGGCGGCTGCTGCAGACGGATCTCGTTCCTCAAGAATCTCATCGGTCTCTGGCTCATACAGGAAAGCCGCCGTCAATGGATGCGCGAGGGGCACGAGTACAGCTACGGCGAACTCGAGCAGCTGGCAGCGGCAGCGCCCGCACAGCGCTCCTTCATCCGCCCCGACGATCCCGCTTTCCTGCCCTCGGGCGACATGCCGCTCCGCATTCGCGCCGCGTGCGAGCGCACGGGGCAGCCCGTTCCCGAGAGCGTGGGCGCCGTCATCCGCTGCATCGACGAGAGCCTCGCGCTCTCCTACCGCGCGGCACTCACCGAGATCGAGACCTGCACGGGCAAACACTACGACAAGATCTACCTCATCGGCGGCGGCGTCCAGAGCCGACTCCTCGCCAAGCTCACGGCAGACGCGTGCGGACGCACCGTCCTCGCGGGACCCATTGAGGCAACCGTCCTCGGCAATATCGCCCTGCAGCTGATTGCGGCGGGCGAGGTCAAGGATCTTGCCGAGGCGCGCGCACTCATCCGTGCCTCCTCCGACATCACCGCCTACGAGCCGAAGAACAACGACCAATGGGACGCACATTTTGAAAAATGGAAGGGGCTGCCCCCATGCTGA
- a CDS encoding helix-turn-helix transcriptional regulator, which yields MKHEGYNEFRTRGRFDFPIEFHHVDRNHPRFHMPYHWHIEYEIVYIVRGGLKLALNEDTVQAQTGDIIFIRDGIVHGGAPLDEETVYECIVFDLKKLLQGSQSTGARVQPILEHELLINKYIPGTTADVPGMIAMLFAAMKEAYAGYEMVVTGMLYSFLGAVLRHGLCHAPNAALRESSRRRVMQLKKTFQLIDDAYDQPLTLGDLAAAAGLTPNYFCRFFQKITHRSPIDYLNYYRIEAACIRLAQGDESITEIALATGFNDISYFIKTFRRYKGISPLKYQKTISS from the coding sequence ATGAAACACGAGGGATACAACGAATTCCGCACGCGCGGGCGCTTTGATTTTCCAATCGAATTCCATCATGTCGACCGCAATCATCCGCGTTTTCATATGCCCTATCACTGGCACATCGAGTATGAGATCGTCTACATCGTACGCGGCGGGCTGAAGCTCGCGCTGAACGAGGACACGGTGCAGGCGCAGACGGGGGATATCATCTTCATCCGCGACGGCATCGTGCACGGCGGAGCACCACTCGATGAGGAGACCGTCTACGAGTGCATTGTGTTCGATCTGAAGAAGCTGCTGCAGGGGAGCCAGAGCACAGGCGCGCGCGTACAGCCGATTCTCGAGCATGAACTCCTTATCAATAAATACATCCCGGGCACAACGGCGGATGTCCCCGGGATGATTGCCATGCTGTTTGCAGCGATGAAGGAGGCGTATGCGGGCTATGAGATGGTCGTGACAGGGATGCTCTACAGCTTCCTCGGCGCGGTGCTCCGCCACGGACTCTGCCACGCGCCGAACGCCGCGCTGCGCGAGAGCAGCCGCCGGCGCGTCATGCAGCTCAAGAAGACCTTTCAGCTCATCGACGACGCCTACGACCAGCCGCTCACCCTCGGCGATCTCGCCGCAGCGGCAGGGCTGACTCCGAACTATTTCTGCCGGTTTTTTCAGAAGATCACGCACCGCAGCCCCATTGACTATCTGAACTACTACCGCATCGAGGCGGCGTGCATCCGCCTCGCGCAGGGCGATGAGAGCATCACGGAGATTGCGCTCGCGACGGGGTTCAACGACATCAGCTACTTTATCAAGACGTTCCGCAGGTACAAGGGAATCTCGCCGTTGAAGTATCAGAAGACAATTTCCTCTTGA
- a CDS encoding O-acetylhomoserine aminocarboxypropyltransferase/cysteine synthase family protein, which produces MSEKKYHFETLQVRVGQEEADPVTDARAVPIYQTTSYVFHNAQHAADRFALKDPGYIYGRLMNPTQDVFEKRIAALEGGAAALAFASGAAAITATFQGLAHAGDHIVAQQTIYGGSYNLLAHTVKEWGIDVTFVDPKAGAQGFADAIRPNTKCVFIETVGNPNADLIDIEAVAQAAHAQGVPVVIDNTFATPYLLRPIEHGADIVVHSATKFLGGHGASLGGVIVDGGKFDWKASGRFPHLTDPNPSYHGVSFVDALGLVAFVVYIRALILRDTGAAIAPQSAFYFIHGLETLSLRVERHVENALKVVDFLAKHPKVAKVNHPSLANHPDHEIYKRYFPHGGISIFTFDIVGGREAAFRFIDKLTLFSLLANVADVKSLVIHPATTTHSQMNEAELAASGIGEGTVRLSIGIEHVDDLIVDLENALAEV; this is translated from the coding sequence ATGAGCGAGAAAAAATACCATTTTGAAACCCTGCAGGTGCGTGTCGGACAGGAGGAGGCGGATCCCGTCACGGATGCGCGTGCGGTGCCGATCTATCAGACGACCTCGTACGTGTTCCACAATGCACAGCATGCCGCCGACCGCTTTGCACTCAAAGATCCAGGCTATATCTACGGGCGGCTCATGAACCCGACGCAGGATGTGTTCGAGAAGCGCATCGCGGCACTTGAGGGCGGCGCGGCGGCACTCGCGTTTGCCTCGGGGGCAGCGGCGATCACGGCGACGTTCCAGGGGCTTGCCCATGCGGGTGATCATATTGTCGCGCAGCAGACGATCTACGGCGGCTCGTACAACCTCCTCGCGCATACGGTGAAGGAGTGGGGCATCGACGTGACCTTTGTCGATCCGAAGGCGGGCGCGCAGGGCTTTGCGGACGCGATCCGTCCGAATACGAAGTGCGTCTTCATCGAGACCGTCGGCAACCCGAACGCCGACCTCATCGACATCGAGGCGGTCGCACAGGCAGCGCACGCGCAGGGCGTACCCGTCGTCATCGACAACACCTTTGCCACCCCCTACCTCCTGCGCCCCATCGAGCACGGCGCGGACATCGTTGTGCACTCGGCGACGAAGTTCCTCGGCGGACACGGCGCGAGCCTCGGCGGCGTGATCGTCGACGGGGGTAAGTTCGACTGGAAGGCATCGGGACGCTTCCCGCACCTCACCGACCCAAATCCGAGCTATCACGGCGTGAGCTTCGTCGATGCGCTCGGTCTTGTCGCATTCGTTGTCTATATCCGCGCACTCATCCTGCGCGACACGGGCGCGGCAATCGCACCACAGAGCGCGTTCTACTTCATCCACGGGCTTGAGACCCTGTCCCTGCGCGTCGAGCGTCACGTCGAGAACGCGCTGAAAGTGGTGGACTTCCTCGCGAAGCACCCGAAGGTGGCGAAGGTCAACCATCCGTCTCTCGCCAACCACCCTGACCATGAAATCTACAAGCGGTACTTCCCGCACGGCGGCATCTCCATCTTCACGTTCGACATTGTGGGCGGGCGTGAGGCGGCGTTCCGCTTTATCGACAAGCTGACCCTGTTCTCGCTGCTCGCGAACGTTGCGGACGTGAAGTCGCTTGTCATCCACCCCGCGACCACCACGCATTCTCAGATGAATGAGGCAGAGCTTGCCGCCTCCGGCATCGGTGAAGGAACGGTGCGTCTATCCATCGGCATCGAGCACGTCGATGATCTGATTGTCGACCTCGAAAACGCCCTCGCCGAGGTTTGA
- a CDS encoding cytidylate kinase-like family protein gives MNMKNNTIITISRQFGSGGRQISRILAETMGVKRYDQTVVTMAAKSLGAGDRIEDVISRSYEVPKASLGAISTASFDRVPAYRQLYTEQSKIIRAIAAEGKGAVFLGRCADVILAGQPEVYSFFICADDTFRAKRAQTHYGGMSLDQLNEIEKQRKDYYDFYTGKTWGDPQNYDLVINTSRIPLEKAAELILNYVNFCQGE, from the coding sequence ATGAACATGAAAAACAATACCATTATTACCATCAGTCGTCAGTTCGGCAGTGGCGGTCGACAGATCTCCCGTATTCTTGCGGAGACGATGGGGGTCAAGCGCTATGACCAGACTGTTGTCACAATGGCGGCGAAGAGTCTTGGTGCGGGTGACCGCATCGAGGACGTCATCAGTCGATCCTACGAGGTGCCCAAAGCGAGTCTCGGTGCGATCAGCACGGCTTCATTCGACCGTGTACCCGCCTACAGGCAGCTCTATACCGAGCAGAGCAAAATCATCCGCGCCATCGCGGCGGAGGGAAAGGGCGCAGTTTTCCTCGGGCGCTGTGCTGATGTCATCCTCGCCGGACAGCCCGAAGTCTATTCCTTCTTCATCTGCGCCGATGATACTTTCCGTGCAAAGCGCGCCCAGACCCACTACGGCGGCATGAGCCTCGATCAGCTCAACGAGATCGAGAAACAGCGTAAGGACTACTACGACTTCTACACGGGCAAGACGTGGGGCGATCCCCAGAACTACGACCTCGTCATCAACACGAGCCGCATCCCGCTCGAAAAGGCGGCCGAGCTGATCCTCAACTACGTCAATTTCTGCCAGGGAGAGTAA
- the serC gene encoding 3-phosphoserine/phosphohydroxythreonine transaminase yields the protein MNDRIYNFNPGPAVLPEDVLKEVQAELLNFNGTGMSILEISHRAPAYDAVHQAAKADILELMGLGDDYDVVFTAGGASQTFALIPLNFATESHPGSYALSGSFAQKAYEEAVKLGVGTVAASTKEENYVRVPAQEELNIAPNAAYLHICLNNTIYGTEYHYTPKTSGVPLFADMSSDILSRPWDFGSYDFIYAGVQKNLGPAGVVLNVAKKKLLESSPAELPTMLRYSTFQKNDSLYNTPPVFAIYIVGKTVRWIKEHGGLAAMGEANAKKAALLYDAIDSSDGFYRGHAEEGSRSRMNVTFRLPSESLESDFVAGAKEQGLSGIKGHRSVGGMRASIYNAMPLAGVEKLAAYMADFRKKH from the coding sequence ATGAACGACCGCATCTACAACTTTAATCCCGGCCCTGCCGTCCTCCCCGAGGACGTCCTCAAAGAGGTACAGGCGGAACTGCTGAACTTTAACGGCACGGGCATGTCCATCCTCGAGATCAGCCATCGTGCCCCCGCCTACGACGCCGTGCATCAGGCGGCAAAGGCAGACATCCTCGAACTCATGGGACTCGGCGACGACTACGACGTCGTCTTCACAGCAGGCGGCGCAAGCCAGACCTTTGCCCTCATCCCGCTGAACTTCGCCACCGAGTCGCACCCCGGCAGCTACGCTCTCTCCGGCTCATTCGCTCAGAAGGCATACGAGGAGGCCGTGAAACTCGGCGTCGGCACCGTTGCCGCCTCGACCAAGGAGGAGAACTACGTTCGCGTCCCCGCACAGGAGGAGCTGAACATTGCGCCAAACGCCGCCTACCTCCACATCTGCCTCAACAACACCATCTACGGCACGGAGTACCACTACACGCCCAAAACCAGCGGCGTCCCCCTCTTTGCCGATATGTCCTCCGACATCCTCTCGCGTCCGTGGGACTTCGGCAGCTACGACTTCATCTATGCAGGCGTGCAGAAAAACCTCGGCCCGGCGGGCGTCGTGCTGAACGTCGCAAAGAAAAAGCTGCTCGAGAGCAGCCCCGCCGAACTCCCGACCATGCTGCGTTACAGCACCTTCCAGAAGAACGACTCCCTCTACAACACGCCGCCCGTCTTTGCCATCTACATCGTCGGCAAGACCGTCCGCTGGATCAAGGAGCACGGCGGACTCGCTGCGATGGGCGAGGCAAATGCGAAAAAGGCGGCGCTCCTCTACGACGCCATCGACAGCTCCGACGGCTTCTATCGCGGACACGCAGAGGAGGGCAGCCGCTCGCGCATGAACGTCACCTTCCGCCTGCCGAGCGAAAGCCTCGAATCGGACTTCGTCGCGGGCGCAAAAGAGCAAGGACTCAGCGGCATCAAGGGACACCGCAGCGTCGGCGGCATGCGCGCCTCCATCTATAACGCCATGCCCCTTGCGGGCGTCGAGAAACTCGCCGCCTATATGGCAGACTTTCGCAAGAAACACTGA